In one Candidatus Nomurabacteria bacterium genomic region, the following are encoded:
- a CDS encoding FAD-dependent oxidoreductase: MKRIAIIGAGISGLTAGYELKKAGFDVTVYEKEALVGGRMSTRVIEGFHFDIGADHLCNLYLHMKDYCKEFGIEWQPMAFDKYGIIKNHQTTRLAQGVGFFSKLRMTWHALTMKKIDELFNFNLIADHDTENAKHYADRMLGKEATQYYVDGFTSAYQFHRADEISIAPFLAIMSSIKRDGPLWNLHRTKGGMIALPNALASKLNVKTSTEVASVTGKSITLKDGSTESFDAVIMTAPAPIALTLIKEPTPETTHLLENSKFAATISLTFKLPKDLAPKRGVTWVPYVESTIIASISNQAMKGEDCIIGDQSLVSIWLHEDAAKSLMKKTDVEISNIVRTELARVTDWLSSIDQLSLLDLQRWDYAMPKFSLGHQKLVKNYLEHHQGKNCLYLCGDYMNALWTEGALRYGQRLADRIKIDLDNTSVTQQ; this comes from the coding sequence ATGAAACGTATTGCGATTATTGGCGCGGGTATTTCAGGTCTTACCGCCGGATATGAACTCAAAAAAGCAGGCTTTGATGTGACGGTTTACGAAAAAGAAGCACTCGTAGGAGGACGCATGTCCACACGTGTGATCGAGGGTTTCCATTTTGATATCGGCGCTGATCATCTTTGCAACCTCTATCTTCATATGAAGGATTATTGCAAAGAGTTCGGTATTGAGTGGCAACCAATGGCATTTGATAAGTACGGGATTATAAAAAATCATCAAACAACTCGCCTTGCACAAGGCGTTGGTTTTTTTAGTAAACTACGAATGACTTGGCATGCGCTCACCATGAAAAAGATTGATGAGCTTTTTAACTTCAATCTTATCGCTGATCATGATACGGAAAATGCCAAACACTATGCTGATAGAATGCTCGGCAAAGAGGCGACGCAGTATTATGTTGATGGCTTTACCAGCGCATATCAATTTCATCGTGCTGACGAAATAAGCATCGCTCCTTTTTTAGCTATCATGAGCTCTATCAAGCGCGATGGCCCTCTATGGAATCTTCATCGTACAAAAGGCGGTATGATTGCCTTACCAAATGCTCTTGCAAGTAAACTCAACGTAAAAACATCCACTGAAGTTGCATCCGTCACAGGTAAATCTATTACCTTAAAAGACGGCTCTACCGAATCATTTGATGCCGTCATTATGACGGCTCCAGCACCGATTGCGCTTACGCTTATCAAAGAACCAACACCAGAAACAACCCACCTCCTAGAAAACAGCAAGTTCGCAGCAACGATCAGTCTCACCTTTAAACTCCCAAAAGATCTTGCGCCAAAAAGAGGTGTGACCTGGGTGCCGTATGTAGAAAGCACCATTATCGCAAGTATCTCCAACCAAGCAATGAAGGGCGAAGACTGCATTATCGGTGATCAATCACTCGTTTCGATCTGGCTTCATGAAGACGCAGCAAAATCCCTCATGAAAAAAACAGATGTAGAAATATCAAACATTGTTCGAACTGAGCTTGCTCGTGTTACAGATTGGCTGTCATCAATAGATCAGCTTTCATTACTTGATCTTCAACGCTGGGACTATGCGATGCCAAAATTTAGCTTAGGTCATCAAAAGCTCGTCAAAAACTACTTAGAGCATCATCAAGGTAAGAACTGCCTTTATCTTTGCGGGGATTACATGAACGCCCTCTGGACAGAGGGCGCGCTTCGCTACGGTCAACGATTAGCTGATCGTATTAAAATTGATCTGGATAATACTTCGGTAACTCAGCAATAA
- a CDS encoding MerR family transcriptional regulator: MMYTVNQLAEKAGITPRALRHYDRIGLLKPAEIAKNGYRQYSENELIRLQQILFFRELDFPLEEIQKMIDHPRFDLADAFRYQRGLLELKRKRLGAIIKSIDTTLTSMQDDNITDQERDLYGSLSDEEIRQYKNEAKARWGGTDAYKQSQERYAKFSKEEIAEIKEAGEVLCRELADAVERGIAPESDEFQALVQRHFEGINVFYDCSMEIYRGLADMYLQDERFADYYRKFHQHLPEKLVEGMRFYADKKEGK, encoded by the coding sequence ATGATGTATACCGTAAACCAATTGGCAGAAAAAGCCGGCATTACACCAAGAGCCTTGCGTCACTATGATCGCATTGGCCTCTTGAAGCCTGCCGAAATCGCCAAGAACGGTTATCGCCAGTACAGCGAAAATGAATTGATCCGTCTGCAGCAGATCTTATTTTTTCGCGAACTCGATTTTCCGCTCGAAGAGATTCAGAAGATGATTGATCATCCTCGTTTTGATCTCGCAGACGCCTTTCGTTATCAGCGTGGCTTGCTAGAGCTAAAGCGCAAACGATTAGGTGCAATTATTAAATCTATCGACACTACTCTTACATCTATGCAAGATGATAACATTACTGACCAAGAACGTGATCTTTACGGATCGCTTTCTGATGAGGAAATCAGACAATATAAAAATGAAGCAAAAGCCCGATGGGGCGGCACGGATGCTTATAAACAATCGCAAGAACGCTATGCAAAATTCTCTAAAGAAGAGATTGCTGAAATAAAAGAAGCGGGCGAAGTACTTTGTCGTGAGTTAGCCGATGCCGTTGAACGCGGTATTGCGCCAGAAAGCGATGAATTTCAGGCGCTTGTCCAAAGGCATTTTGAAGGTATCAATGTTTTCTACGATTGTTCGATGGAGATCTATCGTGGTCTTGCTGATATGTATTTACAAGACGAACGTTTTGCTGATTACTATCGCAAATTCCATCAACATCTTCCTGAAAAACTTGTTGAAGGTATGCGTTTTTATGCTGATAAAAAAGAAGGTAAATAA
- a CDS encoding YihA family ribosome biogenesis GTP-binding protein produces the protein MITFVKSGTTTEHLPKGNKPQIAFIGRSNVGKSSLINHLAGQKQLAHSSSTPGRTRTINVFDVDKRYFLIDLPGYGYAKGRKTAGYFFDDMIGGYLENNPLLKLVFVIIDARLGPTELDQQMLSFLQAEKIPFAIIANKVDKLTHSEKLKLRKELEASYAGLNVVMHSSTKTLGKGDVLDLIDKHL, from the coding sequence ATGATTACGTTTGTCAAAAGTGGCACCACCACCGAACACCTCCCAAAAGGCAATAAACCACAAATTGCCTTTATTGGTCGTTCTAACGTTGGCAAGTCCTCACTTATCAACCACCTCGCTGGTCAAAAGCAATTAGCGCACTCAAGCTCTACCCCAGGACGTACGCGCACGATTAATGTCTTTGATGTCGACAAACGCTATTTTTTGATTGACCTCCCAGGCTATGGCTATGCCAAGGGCCGAAAAACCGCAGGCTACTTTTTTGATGACATGATTGGTGGCTATCTCGAAAACAATCCCCTCCTCAAACTGGTCTTTGTGATTATCGATGCGCGACTCGGTCCAACCGAACTCGATCAACAAATGCTTTCGTTTTTACAAGCCGAGAAAATTCCATTTGCGATTATCGCGAACAAGGTGGATAAACTTACGCACTCAGAAAAACTAAAACTAAGAAAAGAGCTTGAGGCAAGTTATGCCGGACTCAATGTCGTTATGCATTCAAGCACAAAGACCTTGGGTAAAGGAGATGTTCTTGATTTAATTGATAAGCATCTTTAA
- a CDS encoding NAD(P)/FAD-dependent oxidoreductase, producing MKVAIIGGGAAGLMAAAALMETNPSADIWLIEKNNGLGKKVIISGGGRCNVTTGIRDIRTVLTKYPRGTKFLSKAMYAFSPEAVYSWFEAHGVPMKIEEDLRAFPQSNNGEDVVRAFEDLFGDSSVRIMLKAQVTHVEKDSAGYKISFKDDQAPIIVDNVVLTTGGQAYRHTGSTGMGMRLRWS from the coding sequence ATGAAAGTTGCGATTATTGGCGGGGGAGCTGCAGGGCTTATGGCGGCAGCGGCGTTGATGGAGACGAATCCTTCAGCGGATATTTGGTTGATTGAAAAAAATAATGGGTTAGGCAAGAAGGTGATTATTTCTGGTGGAGGACGATGCAATGTCACAACAGGTATTCGCGATATTCGAACGGTTCTTACAAAATATCCTCGTGGGACAAAGTTTTTATCAAAAGCGATGTATGCTTTTTCGCCTGAGGCAGTTTATAGCTGGTTTGAGGCACATGGGGTACCGATGAAGATTGAAGAGGATTTGCGAGCTTTTCCGCAGTCGAATAATGGTGAGGATGTGGTGCGAGCCTTCGAAGATCTCTTTGGTGATTCAAGTGTTCGCATTATGCTAAAGGCGCAAGTGACTCATGTAGAAAAAGATTCAGCTGGCTATAAGATTTCTTTTAAGGATGACCAAGCGCCGATAATCGTCGATAACGTTGTTTTAACAACAGGCGGTCAAGCCTATCGTCACACAGGTTCGACGGGGATGGGTATGCGTTTGCGATGGAGTTAG
- a CDS encoding NAD(P)/FAD-dependent oxidoreductase encodes MELGHTITPLAPSLNAFTTKEQWPKTISGLSFEQATFTAHREKKTTFTGPFLFTHRGVSGPAVFALSSLVAFEPYGPQEPLSVTIDLFQTKHP; translated from the coding sequence ATGGAGTTAGGTCATACAATCACGCCACTTGCTCCAAGTCTGAATGCGTTTACGACAAAAGAACAATGGCCAAAAACCATCTCAGGACTATCATTCGAGCAGGCGACTTTTACTGCACATCGCGAAAAGAAAACCACGTTCACGGGCCCATTTCTCTTTACGCATCGCGGCGTGAGTGGTCCAGCGGTTTTTGCGCTTTCGTCACTTGTTGCCTTTGAGCCTTATGGTCCGCAGGAGCCGCTCTCGGTAACGATAGATTTGTTTCAAACGAAACATCCGTAG
- a CDS encoding NAD(P)/FAD-dependent oxidoreductase — protein sequence MITWLKNIPLTVIGRDAGDEFVTAGGVSLDEVDPSTMESKISPGLYFAGEILNIDGFTGGFNLQASWATGHLVGESIGRSAIR from the coding sequence ATAATCACCTGGCTCAAAAATATCCCGCTCACCGTGATTGGTCGCGATGCCGGTGATGAGTTTGTAACGGCTGGTGGCGTGAGTCTTGATGAAGTAGATCCGAGCACGATGGAATCTAAAATTTCTCCAGGCCTCTACTTTGCTGGAGAGATCCTCAATATCGATGGTTTTACAGGCGGATTCAACCTTCAGGCTTCATGGGCAACAGGGCATTTAGTAGGGGAGAGTATTGGTAGGTCTGCCATTAGATAA
- a CDS encoding NUDIX domain-containing protein, whose translation MNEEILDLVDDQDQITGQLSRREIYEQRLHNYRVFHGFVVNKEGNIWIPRRTATKKIYPNALDYSVAGHVEAGESYQESFFRETSEELNIDLRVIPWRVLGKLTPNEGSHCFQMVYEITLDSDPDYNTDDYSDASWMSPQEIIDRIEGGELAKTDIVSTIKRFYL comes from the coding sequence ATGAACGAAGAAATACTAGATTTGGTGGATGATCAAGACCAAATAACCGGTCAGCTTTCTCGAAGAGAAATTTACGAACAGCGGCTCCATAATTACCGCGTTTTTCATGGATTTGTCGTAAATAAAGAAGGCAATATTTGGATCCCACGTCGCACAGCCACAAAAAAGATCTATCCGAATGCATTAGACTATAGTGTAGCAGGACATGTTGAAGCTGGAGAATCTTACCAAGAGTCATTTTTTCGTGAAACGAGCGAAGAGCTGAATATTGATCTTCGGGTTATTCCGTGGCGTGTACTTGGTAAATTGACGCCAAACGAAGGTTCGCATTGTTTTCAAATGGTCTATGAAATCACTTTAGACAGCGATCCAGATTATAATACGGACGATTATTCTGATGCGAGCTGGATGAGTCCACAAGAGATTATTGATCGCATTGAAGGCGGAGAGCTTGCAAAGACGGATATCGTTAGCACAATTAAGAGGTTCTATCTCTAA
- a CDS encoding glycoside hydrolase family 3 C-terminal domain-containing protein — MGSSTNKDFKIDQGNVTLSDIALRQTQLTPFRAAIEANAQSIMVGLNQWNGEKVIFNKYLLTDVLRNELGFKGFVVSDWYGVYENETDNYQALVKAINAGVDMVMLPFDYKTFSNDMQRALKNGDISKERLDEATRRILKAKFETGLFDGVLLEQASDIGTIEHRALAQKAVSESLVSLKNNKVVPISKKTPKIFVAGSAANNIGMQSGAWTVEWQGIDGNWIPGTTILKGIQDKVSSSTKVEYSLVADFAETSGLADIGIAVIGERPYAEGWGDIESPTLSSEDLMTIAKLKRVSKKVVVVIVSGRPLNIKDFVKDWDAVIAAWLPGSEGQGVADVLFGDKPFVGVLPIIWDL, encoded by the coding sequence GTGGGGAGCTCAACGAATAAAGATTTTAAGATCGATCAAGGAAATGTAACGCTTTCGGATATTGCGTTACGTCAGACGCAGCTCACACCTTTTCGTGCGGCGATCGAGGCGAATGCACAGTCGATAATGGTTGGCCTTAATCAGTGGAACGGAGAAAAAGTTATTTTTAATAAATATCTTTTGACGGATGTATTACGAAATGAATTGGGTTTCAAGGGTTTTGTTGTTTCTGATTGGTACGGGGTTTATGAAAATGAGACGGATAATTATCAGGCGCTTGTAAAAGCAATAAATGCAGGTGTTGATATGGTGATGCTTCCGTTTGATTACAAAACGTTTTCTAATGATATGCAGCGCGCCTTGAAAAATGGCGACATCAGCAAGGAGCGACTAGATGAAGCGACGCGTAGAATCCTAAAAGCAAAATTTGAAACTGGTTTATTTGATGGAGTATTGCTAGAGCAAGCTAGTGATATCGGCACAATAGAACATAGAGCACTTGCTCAAAAAGCAGTAAGCGAATCACTTGTCTCGCTTAAAAATAACAAGGTTGTTCCGATCTCTAAGAAAACGCCGAAGATTTTTGTTGCTGGGTCTGCGGCGAATAATATCGGGATGCAATCTGGAGCGTGGACCGTTGAATGGCAGGGGATTGATGGTAACTGGATTCCGGGGACCACAATCCTTAAGGGTATTCAGGATAAGGTTTCATCATCAACAAAAGTTGAATATAGCCTTGTGGCAGATTTTGCCGAGACGTCTGGATTAGCAGATATAGGGATCGCCGTTATAGGAGAGCGCCCGTACGCAGAAGGCTGGGGAGACATTGAGAGTCCAACGCTTTCTTCAGAAGATTTGATGACAATTGCTAAGCTTAAACGTGTTAGCAAGAAAGTGGTGGTTGTTATTGTTTCTGGTAGACCGTTAAATATCAAAGACTTTGTGAAAGATTGGGACGCGGTCATCGCCGCCTGGCTCCCTGGAAGTGAAGGACAAGGAGTTGCTGATGTACTGTTTGGGGACAAACCTTTTGTAGGGGTATTGCCCATCATTTGGGACTTATAA
- a CDS encoding DUF2132 domain-containing protein produces the protein MTPATPSTPHVSKDPLHGKTLKAILEFLVDKYGWEEMGRRVKIHCFQTDPSINSSLTFLRKTPWARQKVEAFYLMATGNEVHPLDLPLDPIELD, from the coding sequence ATGACCCCTGCAACACCCTCAACTCCCCACGTATCCAAAGATCCACTTCATGGCAAAACCCTGAAAGCGATTCTTGAATTCCTCGTTGATAAATACGGCTGGGAGGAGATGGGTCGACGCGTCAAAATCCACTGTTTTCAGACAGATCCAAGCATCAACTCAAGTCTAACGTTTTTACGCAAAACTCCATGGGCTCGCCAAAAGGTAGAAGCCTTTTATCTCATGGCCACCGGAAACGAGGTTCACCCGCTAGATTTACCGCTTGATCCAATTGAGCTCGATTAA